One Fundulus heteroclitus isolate FHET01 chromosome 8, MU-UCD_Fhet_4.1, whole genome shotgun sequence genomic window, GACCCCCGCCCTCATCAGGGCCAAGCCCAGCTGGGCGTTGTTGGGGTGGTACAGCTTCCTGTTTGGGggcagaaccgggtcagaacacaGTTAGACCTTCAGGAACGTCTCCTCACATCCTACAGACTTTAGATGGTTGATGCTCTGATCGCTTTAATAGGGAAGTTTCTGAAGAGACTGTTGGTGAAGACccaaaaaatcattttatttgtagatttaactttttattggaataaaaaaaccacatttctggaaatattGACAAATGGAGAAGTAAACCAGAAATCTCTGGGCTCGTCTTTACAAAGAATCCTCAGACTGAAAGCAGCTTAGTGACGTGATTTTAGTGAATATCAGAGAATTTCCAGAATTCTCAGatattttcttagaattttacctcagtgacataaaagttattcacaaagcatctcagGCCTTCTGAGAGCTCATAAAGTCAAAAATGTTAGTGGGGGgtggctgcactgcaaaaagagaactaaaaataagtaaaattttcttgaaatgaatgtatttgtccttgatttgagccggtaaataagattattttccaatggaattagtatttttacccctataataacataattagatatacttcacttgaaataatatgatggtgatgaattgtgcctattttaagtgcaaaaatcttgttccattggcaaataatcttatttacctgcacaaatcaaggaaaaattatctaatttcaagaaataatttcttattttgagttctatttttgcagtgtgttagtgagtctgaagcaggaagagggaggaaacagagagagctgattggctgatccatctgaacagtggaggaaattagTTTAGAAACTTCTACAACAATCAGAGAATTGTTAATATCTAGATGCGATGAGATAAACTTTATCGTCCCCATGGAGGGAAATTAATTGGCAGTGGCCAGACGGGTTAAAGGCGGCTCAACCTAacgtcattttatttaacattgaaGATAAATAACTAATCGGAAATATTTTGGATAATGATGAGTAAAAGTTGGAGAAATTTAAGAAGAATATACTgtataaaagaggtgagaaaatattttctgtattgcataTAGTCAgcagcctaaatggtcatctagaagttCACCTGTTAGATCTCCTGGCTTTGATCGCTGCTTGAAgcgaaaaagagaaaaagatgatcTGCAGCCATAAGTCCGCCTGTTTGCACCGTGATCTGGAGACAAATTTAAGTTTcaacactcctcctcctcccagagaGACCAGACAGACGAgctgctgttctttatttttttttttttttatctttttttctccatttcatgtCGGCGATTTAGCCAAAAACGACCTTTTTCTATCAGCGGGCGATCGCAGTAAAGTGTTGACAGGTGAGAGCgctttaatatcaaatagacAAAAGTAGGAAACTGACTGGCGGGTAAATATACCAGTAACCAAATCAAAATGAGGATCTCAATAACGTATTCAAAACATTCTGATGCTGCGTGACAGTCAataaattttgctttttattatcaTGACACTAATTTCTCTCATTTGGTCACTAGAAGCGCGTTTATGGCTGTTTATTattatcaaccaatcacagctcttagacAGCGCCACACCCAGCGATGGCGTCAGCCTCTGAAGCTCTGAGGACTCTGAGAACTTTGTGAACACGCGCTCTGATCTTCTCTGAGGACTCACGCGTATCCTGCCACCAGCTTCCGGGCGATCTCTGCCGCTTCAGAGAACTTCCTGAGGCAGGACAGAACCTCGGCGAGAGCGGAGAGCACCCGCAGCTTCAGCAGGTGGGTGTCGGCCAGGACCTCCTCCTGCTTCTCCAGACACTCCTGGCACAGCTTCACCACCTGGGAGGCGACAGGAGACCCTGAGACGGAGCCgcttcacacactgcaaaaatgtaactaaaaataagtaatattttcttaaaattagtgtatctgtccttgatttgagcaggtaaataagatgatccgccaatggaatgagacttttgcacttaaaataggaacaattcatctccatcatcttatttcaagtgcaggatgtctaattatcttattttaggggtcaaaatactcattccattggcagatgatattatttacctgctcaaatctaggactaaaacacaaattttaagaacattttacttattttagatccatttttgtaGTGCAGACGGACCACAGCGGAGGACGGAGGCTTACCTGGCCGTGATCTCCGTCTCCACGAGCTTTCTCCACCTTCTCCAGGGTCTCCTTACTGAAGGCGGTGACCTCTTTGACCGCATCGGCAGACGGCTGTGAGGAAACACCGGTGAGGCGAGGAAGACGGCGTCATGAAGAAGAAAGCCAGAACCTTTCTCTGACCTTTCCTTCTGCGGCTGCCGCCATCAGGTCGTCTCCGATGTGCCGGCTGCAGCGATCGCAGCTGCAGTCCAGGTGGAAACGCTCCTTCAGCTGCTTCTGGCGCTCAGACGACAGGTTCAGGAAGTCCACGTAGCTGACGGTCAGCTCCTCGCCCTCGGAGATCTTCCCCAGAGCTCGGAGCTCGATCCTGGGAGAGACGAGGGGAAGAGGAGCTGAGGACGCTTCGGATTCCCTGCCTGGATCTGGTTGCTGCGACCGAGTCGCTGGTGTGATTAAAGATTAAAGGCGGTTTCTGTGGGTCAGAGATTCGTACCTCAGCGGGGAGTGAAGAGTGGAGCTCACGGCCGATCGGCTGCAGGAGACAAACGGTCAAATGTTACGTTATTTCTTTCACAGACCATCAGCTGATTCAGACCTCACTAAACAGAGCATTTAATCGTCTTTCTTCATCTCACAAGCTTCAGCAGATCCTCCTCCACCACATGACCATCTCCTCCATGGACTCACCCTAACctgagctgtccctctgatggACTCATCCTGTCCATGTTGGTCCTTTTCCAAAGGAAGTCTAACTACCTTCAGCTCCACAGCTATTAACTGAAAGGTTAATATTGTGATTCAGAGATTAAAAACGTTTCCATCCTGTCCCATAGAAAATTTACCGCTTCAACCAAAcagaatcaataaaatagaaactaaTACAAATAATAAGTAAGACGGATATTGTAGTGACTACATACTGATGCTGCCACGCGTTGTGTTGAGCAGCGAGACGTTTATCCTGCTTCCTGTTCTTAACGCAGATCACAGAGTCGTCTGCAAACAGTTTGACTTTTTAACTACAAAGATCGGCCTCAGCCCCTCCGCCAACCTGTTCGTCTTTATTAGAGACAGGAAGTGGCTCAGCGCTGCTATCTGTCACTCTACATCACCACTTCTCACTGTCCTACATGTCCTTTTCCATAAATATGAAAGGTTACGAAGaagataatgttttatttatataaggGTGGTGTAGGCTTTGTTGCTTTTGACACATTAGATGTAGTAGGAGTTGGACAAAATTGGCTTTTTACATTATAAAGTTGCTGTTATCTAGATCCAAAAGTCACAGAGTGACTCCTGAGCTTCTTTAAAGTTCTCAAATCAAACTTCACATCTGGAGGGCTTCCTTTGCTAGAAGACAACCTGCTGCTACTCTCTTTAACCTCCAGAGATCAGCGGTTTTTAAACATCTAACAGCTTCCACACCATGAAGAGAAGAGGAATCACCTACTTTCCGTGGTTGAGGGTGACGGTGCAGTTGGGCCAGCAGTCGTGGTTAACGAGGCTCAGGTTGGGGAAAAGTCCCAAACCAACAGACTGCAGACCTCTTTGATCGGGCAGCGTCAGTCCGTTGGATTTAATctgcagagagacacagaggtcagagaacccagcagaacccgaGCAGAGCTTCAGGTGTGAAGAGGTTTAACTAACCAGGCCAAAGATGTGTCTGATGTATTCAGCAGGATGCTGCTTGGTTCCACAGGACCAGTATCTCAGGAAGCTCTGCACGTCCAGCTCCAGTTTCTTCAGCTCATCTTCAGGCAGAGCTTCCAGGTGGTCCTGCAGCTGATCCACCGGCACCAGCTGGCTGTCTGAGGCCAAACCCTGGTCTTTGTTCCTGCGCCACAGCAGCCGAGCTGCCAGGCTGGAGGCACATGTGGCTGGATCAGTTCACCAGAACAATGTTCTGATCAGTAACATCTAAGTGTGCTAAACTCCCAAATAAAGCCGACAAAGTGGAGTAAGTCGCCATTTTCAGCTGCTTCATGTTGCAGAAGCAGCAGGAATCTATTAAACGTACCAAGTTGATGAATCAGTCAGCATCTTATCGGACTTACTAAACCAAATGTGCACAACCTTTAAGATGCAGCACAGGGTGTGCATGCTGTTGGGTTTAAATATTGCTTTTCTGGTAGAAGATGATCAACCATCTTAGATACCAGACTGACCAATTCTAACATTTTGTTACCCAATAAACCCTAAAATCCAAACATGCTGCAAACCAAACATCCTTTATATGTAATCAGGATGCACCCAGCAGCCTCTGCTTCCTCTCCCTGCTGGTCTTCTTACCGGACGTTGTCGTTGGGGGCCGTGCCCGACCTCCTGATGGCTGCACACTCCTGCCTGTGATCCTCCCAGCCGGCCGTCTGGCAGGTCCGGTCGCAGTAGTGGGCGAACCGGCACTGAGCGCATCGGTGCAGATTGGCCTGACGACGGAAACAGCTGTGGCACACCTGGAAGGCCAAGCTGGGAGAGAAAACAGCCACATGTATGAAcgcaatgtgtgtgtgtatattatatatatatatatatatatatatatatatatatatatatatatatatatatatatatatatatatatatatatatatatatatgaagtgTGAAGTGACCAAGAAGCTGCCAGTCAGCTTTTACAAGTTGTACGAAGGGTATGTAATCCTttacatttaacttttattatttctgtttgtagCATTTTGATATTATCCATTATTTAGTTTCATGTcagtagccatttggccttgatcagtctgccggctgcatatgacgcgctcactaaaggcccattcataccctaagTTTGGCCtgcacgtccgtatttctgtccgtacgttctatccgttgactccttcatacctccgtccgttgaggtgcgcaataaccaatatttcctctaggtggcagtgctaagcgccaatgattcgtcactgatcaaacacgGCGACAATCCAatacgtgattttgttgtatttgctccgtaagtaaactttttgtttgtccctgtgccccggacacgacacatcatatgtgtgggtagttgcggacaagctccgcaagtcgttcctcgaatcccgccattgtttaaagcccagaattataaccttctttgtgattttgttgacattttgtactacaaactcaatagcgcccccaccgtttccggtagtattgctccgtattgatccgtttcgtccgtaagcgtaagctcccaattttcgtgtcaaagtacggacgaaatcgacggttagaacgtatgaaacactccacacgtatccgtatccgtcttttacgtgaggtatgaatgggccttaaggCGGTGAACAGACagatctggaaggtggaggagcagagctgaaagctggctgtgctggtacgcagactggcttcatcggttgaactcaagggagatgggataaaatctggaagtgtaacgcggaaaagcccaacaatttgaaaaaatggatttaccatttggagccagcaaaagacttaaagccgATAGCAAggtcagtgcagcttgtctcataacaaataacatatttgttttaaaccctCCCCATCTAATCACTCCTGGTTGTTATGGCGTagagctcagaactctccccccgctgcctcctcccccgctgacatctgcagatgctttttctgaactgttggccggctgatgacatcaaggacaatggcctctggagagtgttcatggaaatataaacactttcacccaaacagacacacctctctgcagcttctgtactgttacccacccattatcctattgagacggtgtctttcccacggccaaaacttaacagatcaaaaactgatctaaaaggaacaaatcataaaaacctaataaaaatcaatatggttcaccttgaacctaaaaataaaataataaaatgtggtctattaaatataaggtctctccctccaaagactttgttagttaatgaattaatttctgataatcagattgatttgttttgtctcacagaaacctggctacaagaggactacgttagtataaatgagtcaaccccctccagttattcaaatttccacattcccagatctgtgggaagagcaggaggagtggcaactatctttcagtctgatttattaattagtcccaggccaactaataattacagttcttttgaacatttaaccctcagtttccctcatccaaactgcaaagcaataaaacctcttctgtttgttgttttgtatcgtccaccaggcccttacactcagtttttggatgagttgtcagatttcttatctgatttggtgttaaatactgataaggttattatagtgggtgattttaacatccatgttgacactgaatgtgataaccttagtgtagcctttaaaactatcctagattcaattggttttgttcaaaatgtgcataaaccgacgcactcttggctccatactttagaccttgtgctgacatatggcattgattgtgaagaattaacagtattctctcacaaccctgtcctgtctgatcattttttaataacatttgagtttaatctaactgaattctccacccccaaaagagggttccattatagtagatttttatcggataatgctgtatcaaaacttaaagagtctgtccccttcttaatatcctcagtattgcagaaatgccctgtagatggcagcattgctgtttcttcccattcacaaatcgatacctttgctaacaatgtgacttcctcattgcgttctgcattagacaatgtagctcccttgaaaaagaaggtgattattcacaggaagctggctccttggtttaattcagagctgcgttccttgaagcgcaatgttaggaaattggagagaaaatggcgctctacacaccaagaggaatcctacttaatctggagggacagactattgttgtataacaagaccctccgcagagttagagcagcatatttttcatcattaattgaagagaataaaaataatcctagatttctctttagtacagttgccaaacttacccagagccacagctctgttgatccatccattcccttagctctcagtagtaatgattttatgggattcttcataaataaaattgatgccattaaaaataaaataattggcatcctcccaaacatgattacctcgtcctcagtaagtgaggcagcattggaggaatctttagaatctgcgcaatgtttgaactgtttagaagcagtagagctttctgagctatctaaaattttagcttcatctaaaccttctacctgtatgttagacccaatcccaaccaagttgtttaaggacatattccctttgatcagtggcactattttagacatgattaatctatccttagtaaatggatatgtaccacaggttttgaaagtagctgttattaaacctttacttaagaaaccttctcttgatcaagatgagttagtaaattacagacctatatctaatcttcttttcttatctaaaattcttgagaaagtagttgctaatcaactttgtgaacatttacaaagtaatgacctacttgaggagtttcagtcaggcttcagagctcatcatagcactgaaacagctctggtgaaggtcactaatgatattctcatggcctcagataatggacttgtgtctatacttgtcctgttagatctcagtgctgcgtttgatacagttgatcacaatattctcctacaaagacttgaacatactgtagggattaaggggaaagcattaggctggtttaaatcttatctgtcagacagattccaatttgttcatgttaataataaatcttcctcaaactctagggtcacctgtggagtaccacagggttcagtccttggaccaattctctttactatatatatgcttccgataggcaaaattatcagacagcatgggattaatttccactgttatgctgatgatactcagttatatttatccataaatcctgatgaatccaatcaattactttgactgcagtcatgtcttgatgacatcaaaagctggatgactttaaatttcctgcatctaaattctgacaagaccgaagttttaatctttgggccagagtcctcaaaaaataaacttcttaaccaatcacttaatctgggtggcattaaactggcctctggtaataaagtaaaaaatcttggtgttatttttgaccaagacatgtcatttaaatcccatattaaacaggtttccagagtttccttttttcacctccggaatatcgccaaaattagaaacattctgtccaggagtgatgctgaaaaactggtccatgcatttgttacttcaaggctggactattgtaattctttactatcaggaagtccacaaaatgcagttcaaagccttcagctgatccaaaatgctgcagcaagagttctgatgaaaatcaacaagagggatcatatttctccaattttagcttcccttcattggcttcctgttaaatcaagaatagaatttaaaattcttcttctaacgtataaagcccttcataatcaagctccatcatatatcagagttctgattaccccgtatgttcctaacagagcacttcgctctcagactgcaggtctgctggtggttcctagagtctctaaaagtagaatgggaggcagatcctttagctatcaggctcctctcctgtggaaccaactcccagttttggtccgtgaggcagacaccctgtctacttttaagactaggcttaaaacttttctttttgacaaaaattataactagtgactcatgttactctcagctacctttatagttttactgctataggcttaggttactggagtatatcaggatctaattttctcactatattgagttctactgttcttcaattatgcattatgtgttgtcatttctgctttaactttctgttctctctcttttctcttcatagtaggtacacctggtctggcgttctgttaactgtgacatcatccagagaagacggctcacccgctactaccatctaatgtagaacagattactagatcaatgtgtgcttctgtgctttttgtctctcttgttgtgtctctgttctgtcttctgtaaccccagtcggtcgaggcagatgaccgttcatactgagcccggttctgccggaggttttttttcccgttaatgggtggtttttcttcccactgtcgcttcatgcttgctcagtatgagggattgcagcaaagccatgtacaatgcagacgactctccctgtagctctacggttccccaggagtgaatgctgcttgtcgggactttgatgcaatcaactggtttccttatataggacatttttgaccaatctgtataatctgacccaatctgtataatatgattgaacttgactttgtaaagtgccttgagatgacatgtttcatgatttggcgctatataaataaaattgaattgaattgaattgacataactgatgctcatataaactgatgaacttacatgcaactagtctcaaatgtttaccttctgctacaTGTGtttcgtcttatttgtgctttttgtgcaaaaggtttttgatatctcacactgtatcctgttataggataaagtatgagttatgtttGTTTCCCTCTCACCTTtgttttttgtggcctctatcttttcacagagtaatggcagcactatcttggcagcaaggccgcagtaaatcgtctccccctgaaatgtttgtgatgtttgtgtttgttatggcgattgtactgaaacaacaatttccctctgggattattaaagtatttctgattctgaactcCATTGCTTAGAACGTCATCTGTGACTCTCAGACTGccattaaatgcattttactcatttaaatacacaatCTTTGCAGATCACCTGCAGCAGACCACTgattgcacacaaatgtttgtttttttggtattttttgcCCATGCAACTTAGCGCTCCTTATCTGTAATCTCTGAAGGTCACTGCAGCTGATCCATTAATATTAGTATTATTTGTATCAGTAGACTGTTGGTGAAGGTCTGTTTAGTTCCAAAGATCACGGTGACCTTTGATAAGCCAGCAGTTAATATTAAACCAGCAGAATTTAcacaaagcagcagcaggaatgcttcatggacttcagctgcTTTCTCTGCTCCGTTTTGTTCAGCCTTTGTGTTCAGCTCCTATTTCTGGTACCGTTCCACTTCGTTACACAGAACCTCAGGTCTTTACGCATGTGGATAACTTGGGTTATTCCCGACATTAAGTGTGAATTTCACACCAATAGAAATAAATTTAGCGAGAAAAACACTGTTTATTGTTTCAGTTATTGTCATTTGTTACATGATTAATCATGATTTATCAATTACAGCAGCTCAAATCAATTAGTTAAGGTACTCAGTTTATATATAATAAATCCTAATGAAAGGCCTCAGAGAAACAGTCAACGGGTTTTAACTCTGATTCCCAAAGAAAACGTCTCTCAGCGTGAAGAACGGCGTTTTTAACTCCTGAAACTAAAACTCTTTGTTTTTAGATACTTTATTAAACCAGAAACGTCTTTTTTCTGCCGTTTATTCAGAGTTTTCTGGCCAAACTGGCCTCCTGTCAGAGATGTGCTGAGTCTGACCCTGCATACCTCCAGACTGCAGAACACCGGGTCAAGTTCATGTTACTGCCGTCATGGGAAGTCCAGAgaacaggaaccagaacccagaaccagaaaAGGCCGATAACTCCGCAGCACATCTCTAAATGAGAGCTAAATACAGCAGGAAGTCTCCTTCCTGAAGGTGGCATCCATCCAGGTGAAGCTTACCTGTTGAAGACCACGGCAGCGTAGCTGGGCTCGGCCAACAGAACCTCTCCGGTGATGATCTCCCTCCTGGCCCTCAGGCCTCGACCTTTCTGCCCAGCATCAAACAGCTCCATGTTCCCAGCGGTCATCGTGTCCAGAACCGATGAGATGCAGGTGGACCAACCTGACGGAGGCTCAGCGTCTCTCCTTGGACCGACCCTCACTCGGAGCaaaaataaccccccccccccccccccccctctggagCTCCGACAGGAAGCTGCTTAGGTAAGAGGAAGCCTGGGATGTCACGCAGGGCATCGGACCCTTGTTTGGGTCGGTTCCCCTCGGTGGTATTTTGGTCCCAGGCAGCTGTGGCCGTCCATCAGAGACACATGACAGCAATCGGATCGGCTCAGCTACGCCGTCGGCCCGTCTTCTTTTTCACCTTCCTCAGAGCAGACTGGTACCAGAACCTCCCCATCAGAAACCAGTAATCTGCCATTTGGACCCGAACCGGACcgattgtttcaggtaaaatcagACCTGAGCAGATGTTTAACCAGAATTAAAGACTTTATGGAAGAAGCTCGGCCCAGATGTCACAGAACACGACGTCACTAATCATCTCTCCTTCCTCTCCCTGACCTTTGACCCTCCCCATGACCCCATAGGACATGACCTCACCACCACCGCCACCGCTGCAGGTACCAGAGTTACTTCACAGCATCACACAGTTGGCTTCAAACATCCTGGAAAccctttaaattaaaacatcctAACCACCTGAGCCGGGCCACCAGCAGAACCGGCTTCAGAACCGGCTTCCTTTAGCTGCTTGTGATACTTTCAGTCATGATCCACCGGATTTATTAACTCTAAAACAGGTTTTatacacaataaaaagaaaaacgcaGAATAATTTCCACTTATTTATTTCTATGATGCTGGAACATAATAAGCTTATAAAACAGATTCTGTAACAGGACCAGCAGGacaatataaaaacagattaCTGAGCAGCATGCatataaaaatatctaaattaaTATAAAGGAATGCTTGTATCGGACACTGAAACTCTCTAATTAAAGCTCTCAGACGTCTAATGAAGGCACGTTCAACAGAACCTCATCCAAGTTCAGGCCAGAACCTCTGAGGTCTCCAGGATTTATCTCGTTTAAAGGAACGTCTTCACTGATTTCACCATGCCCACCTGACAGGAAGAGACCCAGAGTCACAGAAAGTGACCCAGAGCACAGAAAGTGACCCAGAGTCACAGAAAGTGACCCAGAGACACAGGAAGAGACCCAGAGTCACAGAAAGTGACCCAGAGACACAGGAAATGACCCAGAGTCACAGGAAGTGACCCAGAGTCACAGGAAGTGACCCAGAGACACATGAAGTGACCCACAGtcacaggaagtgacacagagacacaggaaaTGACCCGGAGTCACAGGAAGTGACCCAGAGACACAGGAAATGACCCAGAGACACAGGAAATGACCCAGAGACACAGGAAGTGACCCAGAGACACAGGAAGTGACCCAGAGACACAGGAAGTGACCCAGAGTCACAGGAAATGACCCAGAGACACAGGAAATGACCCAGAGACACAGGAAATGGCCCAGAGACACAGGAAGTGACCCAGAGACACAGGAAATGACCCAGAGTCACAGGAAGTGACCCAGACACACAGAAAGTGACCCAGAGACACAGGAAGTgacccagagacacagaaagtgACCCAGACACACAGAAAGTgacccagagacacagaaagtgACCCAGACACACAGAAAGTGACCCAGACACACAGGAAATGACCCAGAGACACAGGAAATGACCCAGAGACACATGAAGTGACCCAGAGTCACAGGAAATGACCCAGAGTCACAGGAAGTGACCCCGAGTCACAAAAAGTgacccagagacacagaaagtgACCCAGACACACAGGAAATGACCCAGAGACACAGGAAGTGACCCAGAGACACAGGAAGTGACCCAGAGACACAGGAAATGACCCAGAGTCACAAAAAGTgacccagagacacagaaagtgacccagagacacagaaagtgACCCAGAGTCACAGGAAGTGACCCGGAGTCAAGATGCTGACAGACAGAAACTCTGGACCAGCCT contains:
- the LOC105925892 gene encoding histone-lysine N-methyltransferase SMYD1, with amino-acid sequence MTAGNMELFDAGQKGRGLRARREIITGEVLLAEPSYAAVVFNSLAFQVCHSCFRRQANLHRCAQCRFAHYCDRTCQTAGWEDHRQECAAIRRSGTAPNDNVRLAARLLWRRNKDQGLASDSQLVPVDQLQDHLEALPEDELKKLELDVQSFLRYWSCGTKQHPAEYIRHIFGLIKSNGLTLPDQRGLQSVGLGLFPNLSLVNHDCWPNCTVTLNHGNRSAVSSTLHSPLRIELRALGKISEGEELTVSYVDFLNLSSERQKQLKERFHLDCSCDRCSRHIGDDLMAAAAEGKPSADAVKEVTAFSKETLEKVEKARGDGDHGQVVKLCQECLEKQEEVLADTHLLKLRVLSALAEVLSCLRKFSEAAEIARKLVAGYAKLYHPNNAQLGLALMRAGVAHWHAGQVETGHKMICEAYRIMMVTHGPNHSITKDLESMRSQTEVELKALQQVLDMKNQPMTSSSSAQENTKDFLRKQ